From the genome of Pantoea alfalfae, one region includes:
- the dnaE gene encoding DNA polymerase III subunit alpha, with amino-acid sequence MAEPRFIHLRVHSDYSMVDGLAKTGPLIKKAAALGMPAIAITDFTNLCGLVKFYGGAHSAGIKPVIGADFNVASELMGDELTQLTVLASSNTGYQNLTLLISRAYQRGYGVDGPIIDRDWLIELQEGLILLSGGRRGDVGRSLLRGNNALVSQCLSFYQQHFPDRYYLELIRTGRQDEESYLHAAVELAIAEGIPVVATNEVCFINAEDFDAHEIRVAIHDGYTLDDPKRPRNYSPQQYMRSEEEMCELFSDIPEALENSVEIAKRCNVTVRLGEYFLPQFPTGDMTTEDYLVVKSREGLEERLVFLFPDEAERAEKRPEYDERLEIELNVINQMGFPGYFLIVMEFIQWSKDNGVPVGPGRGSGAGSLVAYALKITDIDPLEFDLLFERFLNPERVSMPDFDVDFCMEKRDQVIEHVADMYGREAVSQIITFGTMAAKAVIRDVGRVLGHPYGFVDRISKLIPPDPGMTLEKAFIAEPQLPAMYDADEEVKALIDMARKLEGVTRNAGKHAGGVVIAPTKITDFAPLYCDEHGQFPVTQFDKNDVEYAGLVKFDFLGLRTLTIIDWALKMINPRREKEGLEPIDIAAIPLDDKKSFDMLQRSETTAVFQLESRGMKDLIKRLKPDCFEDMIALVALFRPGPLQSGMVDNFIDRKHGREAISYPDIQWQHESLKPVLEPTYGIILYQEQVMQIAQVLSGYTLGGADMLRRAMGKKKPEEMAKQRSVFRDGAESMGIDGELSMKIFDLVEKFAGYGFNKSHSAAYALVSYQTLWLKAHYPAEFMAAVMTADMDNTEKVVGLVDECWRMGLKVLPPDINSGLYPFHVNEAGEIVYGIGAIKGVGEGPIEAIIDARNEGGYFRELFDLCARTDTKKINRRVMEKLIMSGAFDRLGPHRAALMSALSDALKAADQHAKAEAIGQADMFGVLAEEPEQVEKSYASVTPWPEQVQLDGERETLGLYLTGHPINQYLKEIERYVGGVRLKDMHPTDRGKITVAAGLVIAARVMVTKRGNRIGICTLDDRSGRLEVMLFTDALDKYQQLLEKDRILIVSGQVSFDDFSGGLKMTAREVMDIDEAREKYARGLAISLTDRQIDDQLLNRLRQSLEPHRSGTIPVHLYYQRADARAKLRFGAAWRISPSDRLLNDLRSLIGSEQVELEFD; translated from the coding sequence TTCAACGTTGCCAGCGAGTTGATGGGGGATGAGCTGACCCAACTTACCGTGCTGGCTTCAAGTAATACCGGCTATCAGAATCTGACGCTGCTGATCTCCCGCGCCTATCAGCGTGGTTATGGCGTGGATGGACCGATCATCGATCGCGACTGGCTGATTGAGTTGCAGGAAGGGTTAATCCTGCTGTCGGGCGGACGGCGTGGCGATGTGGGCCGCAGCCTGCTGCGTGGCAATAACGCCCTGGTGTCGCAGTGTCTGTCGTTTTACCAGCAGCATTTCCCTGATCGCTACTATCTGGAGCTGATCCGCACCGGTCGTCAGGACGAAGAGAGCTATCTGCATGCCGCCGTTGAGCTGGCCATTGCCGAGGGCATCCCGGTCGTCGCCACCAATGAAGTCTGCTTTATCAACGCAGAAGATTTCGACGCGCACGAAATTCGCGTTGCGATTCACGACGGCTATACGCTGGATGATCCCAAGCGTCCGCGCAACTACAGTCCTCAGCAATATATGCGCAGCGAAGAAGAGATGTGCGAGCTGTTCTCGGACATCCCGGAAGCGCTGGAAAACAGCGTAGAGATTGCTAAGCGTTGTAACGTCACGGTCCGGCTCGGCGAGTACTTCCTGCCGCAGTTCCCGACCGGCGACATGACCACTGAAGATTATCTGGTGGTGAAATCCCGTGAGGGACTGGAAGAGCGTCTGGTGTTCCTGTTCCCGGACGAGGCTGAGCGCGCGGAAAAACGCCCGGAATATGATGAGCGTTTGGAAATTGAACTCAACGTTATCAACCAGATGGGATTCCCGGGCTACTTCCTGATCGTAATGGAGTTCATCCAGTGGTCCAAGGATAACGGTGTGCCGGTCGGACCGGGGCGTGGTTCGGGTGCGGGTTCGCTGGTGGCCTATGCGTTGAAAATCACCGATATCGATCCGCTGGAATTTGACCTGCTGTTCGAACGCTTCCTGAACCCTGAACGTGTCTCAATGCCCGACTTCGACGTCGACTTCTGCATGGAGAAGCGCGATCAGGTGATCGAACATGTCGCCGATATGTACGGACGTGAAGCGGTTTCACAGATCATTACCTTCGGCACCATGGCAGCGAAAGCGGTTATCCGCGATGTGGGCCGCGTGCTGGGTCATCCTTACGGCTTCGTTGACCGTATTTCAAAACTGATCCCGCCCGATCCCGGCATGACGCTGGAAAAAGCGTTTATTGCTGAACCACAACTTCCTGCGATGTATGACGCAGATGAAGAGGTGAAAGCGCTCATCGACATGGCGCGCAAGCTGGAAGGGGTGACGCGTAACGCCGGTAAGCATGCGGGTGGCGTGGTCATTGCGCCAACGAAGATCACCGATTTTGCGCCGCTCTATTGCGATGAGCACGGCCAGTTCCCGGTCACCCAGTTCGATAAAAATGATGTGGAATATGCCGGACTGGTGAAGTTCGACTTCCTGGGGCTGCGTACGCTGACCATCATCGACTGGGCGCTGAAGATGATCAATCCGCGCCGGGAAAAAGAGGGACTGGAGCCGATCGATATCGCCGCGATCCCACTGGATGATAAGAAAAGCTTCGATATGCTGCAGCGCTCGGAAACCACCGCAGTGTTCCAGCTTGAATCGCGCGGCATGAAAGATCTGATTAAGCGTCTTAAGCCCGACTGCTTCGAAGATATGATCGCACTGGTGGCGCTGTTCCGTCCTGGTCCTCTGCAGTCCGGCATGGTAGACAACTTCATTGACCGTAAGCATGGCCGGGAAGCGATCTCCTATCCCGACATCCAGTGGCAGCATGAAAGCCTGAAGCCAGTACTGGAGCCAACGTACGGCATCATCCTCTATCAGGAACAGGTGATGCAGATCGCCCAGGTCCTGTCCGGTTACACCCTGGGCGGTGCAGATATGCTGCGTCGCGCCATGGGTAAAAAGAAACCTGAGGAGATGGCCAAACAGCGTTCAGTCTTCCGCGACGGTGCCGAAAGCATGGGCATCGACGGCGAACTGTCGATGAAGATCTTCGATCTGGTGGAAAAATTTGCAGGGTATGGCTTTAACAAGTCACACTCTGCGGCCTACGCACTGGTCTCCTATCAGACGCTGTGGCTGAAAGCGCACTATCCGGCTGAGTTTATGGCGGCGGTTATGACCGCCGATATGGATAACACCGAGAAAGTAGTCGGCCTGGTCGATGAGTGCTGGCGGATGGGGTTGAAAGTCCTGCCGCCCGATATTAACTCCGGTCTCTATCCGTTCCATGTTAACGAAGCGGGCGAGATCGTGTACGGCATAGGCGCGATCAAAGGCGTGGGCGAAGGTCCGATCGAAGCGATCATCGACGCCCGTAACGAAGGCGGCTATTTCCGCGAGCTGTTTGATCTCTGCGCCCGTACCGATACCAAAAAGATCAACCGTCGGGTGATGGAGAAACTGATTATGTCCGGGGCCTTTGATCGCCTCGGACCGCATCGCGCGGCGCTGATGAGTGCACTCAGCGACGCGCTGAAAGCGGCCGATCAACACGCGAAAGCGGAAGCGATTGGTCAGGCAGATATGTTTGGCGTACTGGCAGAAGAGCCGGAGCAGGTTGAGAAATCGTACGCCAGCGTCACACCCTGGCCTGAGCAGGTGCAGCTGGATGGTGAACGGGAAACGCTGGGCTTGTACCTGACCGGCCACCCGATTAATCAGTATCTGAAAGAAATTGAGCGTTACGTTGGCGGGGTGCGGCTGAAAGATATGCATCCTACCGATCGGGGTAAAATTACCGTGGCGGCCGGTCTGGTGATCGCCGCGCGGGTAATGGTGACCAAACGCGGCAACCGAATTGGTATCTGTACTCTGGACGATCGCTCCGGTCGTCTTGAGGTGATGTTATTTACCGATGCGTTAGATAAATACCAGCAGTTGCTGGAGAAAGACCGAATCCTGATCGTCAGCGGACAGGTCAGCTTTGATGACTTCAGTGGTGGGCTTAAAATGACCGCGCGTGAAGTCATGGACATCGACGAAGCTCGCGAAAAATACGCGCGCGGACTTGCTATCTCGCTGACGGACAGGCAAATTGATGACCAGCTATTAAACCGACTCCGTCAGTCCCTGGAACCCCATCGATCAGGGACTATTCCGGTGCATCTCTACTATCAGAGAGCCGACGCGCGAGCGAAGCTGCGCTTTGGTGCAGCGTGGCGAATTTCGCCCAGCGATCGTTTACTTAACGATCTGCGCTCGTTGATTGGATCGGAGCAGGTGGAACTGGAGTTTGACTAG